In Alistipes ihumii AP11, a genomic segment contains:
- a CDS encoding NDP-sugar synthase codes for MKKPTLLVLAAGMGSRYGSLKQMDGVGPNGEAIIDYSIYDAIRAGFGRVVFVIRHLFEKEFREIFTPERFGGKIAVDFVFQELDKLPAGFEVPADRTKPWGTNHAVMMASGTIREEPFAVINADDFYGEDAYRTIADYLRSVAGQKNHYCMVGYEIRNTLSDFGAVSRGVCGVDHSGNLTSMVERTRIERRMGRIVYEDDRGGLVELAEDTPVSMNMFGFTPDYFKYSEDYFATYLKDNIDNPKSEFYIPTMVNKLVAEGRAQLRVLRSSAQWFGVTYKEDRPAVVERIRKLIDEGVYPAKLWP; via the coding sequence ATGAAAAAACCGACACTTTTGGTATTGGCGGCGGGCATGGGTTCCCGCTACGGATCGCTCAAGCAGATGGACGGCGTGGGGCCGAACGGCGAGGCGATCATCGATTACTCGATCTACGACGCGATCCGGGCCGGGTTCGGCCGCGTGGTATTCGTGATCAGACATCTGTTCGAGAAAGAATTCCGCGAAATTTTCACGCCCGAGCGCTTCGGAGGGAAAATAGCCGTCGATTTCGTTTTTCAGGAACTGGACAAGCTGCCCGCGGGGTTCGAGGTTCCGGCCGACCGGACGAAACCTTGGGGAACGAACCATGCCGTGATGATGGCTTCCGGCACGATCCGCGAGGAGCCGTTCGCAGTCATCAATGCCGACGACTTCTACGGCGAGGACGCCTACCGGACGATCGCCGACTATCTGCGCAGCGTGGCCGGCCAGAAAAACCACTATTGCATGGTCGGCTACGAGATACGCAATACGCTGTCGGATTTCGGCGCCGTTTCGCGGGGCGTGTGCGGCGTGGACCACAGTGGCAACCTGACTTCGATGGTCGAGCGTACGCGCATCGAGCGACGTATGGGCCGCATCGTCTATGAGGACGACCGGGGCGGGCTGGTGGAGCTGGCCGAGGACACGCCCGTGTCGATGAACATGTTCGGCTTCACGCCCGACTATTTCAAGTATTCGGAGGACTATTTCGCCACCTATCTGAAAGATAATATCGACAATCCGAAGTCGGAGTTCTACATACCGACGATGGTCAACAAGCTGGTGGCCGAAGGACGCGCCCAGCTCCGTGTGCTGCGCAGTTCGGCCCAGTGGTTCGGCGTGACCTACAAGGAGGACCGTCCCGCCGTCGTCGAACGAATACGCAAGCTGATCGACGAGGGCGTGTATCCCGCTAAGCTTTGGCCTTAG
- a CDS encoding aspartate-semialdehyde dehydrogenase, which translates to MKVAIVGASGAVGQELLKVLEQRNFPTDELLLFGSERSAGRVYPFRGKQIGVRLLAHNDDFKGVDVAFVSAGASTSKEFAETITKHGALMIDNSSAFRMDPDVPLVVPEVNPEDGIDPPRRIIANPNCTTIQMVVALKAIENLSHIRRVRVSTYQSASGAGAAAMAELERQHAQLVRGEEPTVSKFVYQLAYNVIPQVDVFTENGYTKEEMKMFNETRKIMHSDVRVSATCVRVPVMRAHSEAVWVETERPVSVEEAREAFASAEGVVLMDEPAEKSYPMPLPLAGVDAVYVGRIRSDLADPNSLTFWCVSDQIRKGAALNAVQIAEYLLRNGHLG; encoded by the coding sequence ATGAAAGTTGCGATTGTCGGAGCGAGCGGAGCTGTCGGTCAGGAGTTGCTGAAAGTGCTCGAGCAGCGGAATTTTCCTACGGACGAGCTGTTGCTGTTCGGCTCCGAGCGGAGCGCGGGACGCGTCTATCCGTTCCGGGGAAAACAGATCGGGGTGCGCCTGCTGGCTCATAACGACGATTTCAAGGGCGTAGACGTAGCCTTCGTCTCGGCCGGGGCAAGCACTTCCAAGGAGTTTGCCGAGACGATTACGAAGCACGGCGCGCTGATGATCGACAATTCGAGCGCGTTTCGCATGGACCCGGACGTTCCGCTGGTCGTGCCCGAAGTGAATCCGGAAGACGGAATCGATCCTCCGCGCCGGATCATTGCCAACCCGAACTGCACGACGATTCAGATGGTCGTTGCGCTGAAGGCTATCGAGAACCTGTCGCATATCCGCCGCGTCCGCGTTTCGACCTATCAGTCGGCGAGCGGGGCCGGAGCGGCCGCTATGGCCGAGCTGGAACGGCAGCACGCCCAGTTGGTGCGCGGCGAGGAGCCGACCGTGTCCAAGTTCGTTTACCAACTGGCCTATAACGTGATTCCGCAGGTCGACGTGTTTACCGAGAACGGCTATACGAAGGAGGAAATGAAGATGTTCAACGAGACGCGCAAGATCATGCATTCCGACGTCCGCGTCAGCGCTACGTGCGTCCGGGTTCCGGTCATGCGCGCCCATTCCGAGGCGGTTTGGGTCGAGACCGAGCGTCCCGTATCGGTCGAGGAGGCGCGCGAGGCTTTCGCATCGGCGGAAGGGGTCGTGCTGATGGACGAGCCTGCCGAGAAAAGCTATCCGATGCCGCTGCCTTTGGCCGGAGTCGACGCCGTATACGTGGGTCGTATCCGTAGCGATCTGGCCGATCCGAACTCGCTGACGTTCTGGTGTGTCAGCGACCAGATCCGCAAAGGGGCCGCGCTGAATGCCGTGCAGATCGCCGAGTATCTGCTCCGAAACGGACATTTGGGCTGA
- a CDS encoding murein hydrolase activator EnvC family protein codes for MNFRQNIAYFIRHLREKHRLSVRNQHTDREIWYMHISPLNLLAGLLALILILFILIASTVAYTPVLDLLPGYPGKKSRTMLVENIMRLDSLEQELRNMQVYSENIALIMAGRNPVTRNDMQAADSLSAKKGATVAAIAEDSLLRAQMETPGSPYSLYDPDAARKNLRSAMELFAPVKGVVTARFSPIDNRFGVSLATTSNQQVMAVMDGTVISAPWTPEDGFVLYVQHANNMISVYRHNVSVLKKAGDRVSSGEIIGYTGGENAPGQDKNLFEFELWHNGTPVDPQGYIVF; via the coding sequence ATGAATTTCCGTCAGAATATAGCCTACTTCATACGCCACCTGCGCGAGAAGCACCGGCTCAGCGTCCGCAACCAGCATACCGACCGGGAAATCTGGTACATGCATATCAGTCCGCTGAACCTGTTGGCCGGATTGCTGGCTCTGATACTGATCCTGTTCATTCTCATTGCCTCCACGGTGGCCTATACCCCTGTGCTGGACCTGCTCCCGGGCTACCCCGGCAAAAAGTCGCGGACGATGCTCGTCGAGAACATCATGCGTCTCGACTCGCTCGAGCAGGAACTCCGCAACATGCAGGTATACAGCGAAAATATCGCGCTGATCATGGCCGGGCGCAACCCGGTCACGCGCAACGACATGCAGGCAGCCGACTCGCTCTCGGCGAAAAAAGGCGCTACGGTGGCCGCCATCGCCGAGGACTCGCTGCTCAGGGCGCAGATGGAAACCCCCGGCAGCCCGTACAGCCTGTACGATCCCGACGCGGCCCGAAAGAATCTGCGCAGCGCCATGGAGCTCTTCGCGCCGGTCAAAGGCGTCGTGACGGCCCGGTTCAGCCCGATCGACAACCGGTTCGGCGTATCGCTGGCCACGACGTCCAACCAGCAGGTGATGGCCGTGATGGACGGAACGGTCATCTCGGCGCCATGGACTCCCGAAGACGGGTTCGTGCTGTACGTGCAGCACGCCAATAATATGATTTCGGTCTACCGCCATAACGTCAGCGTGCTGAAAAAAGCGGGAGACCGGGTCTCGAGCGGCGAGATCATCGGCTACACCGGCGGCGAAAACGCGCCGGGCCAAGACAAGAACCTGTTCGAATTCGAGCTGTGGCACAACGGCACCCCTGTCGACCCGCAGGGATATATCGTTTTCTGA
- a CDS encoding NAD-dependent epimerase/dehydratase family protein, whose product MRKRILVTGGAGFIGSHLCERLLADGNEVIALDNYYSGDKRNVEHLMANPLFRLVRHDVTFPYFEEVDQIYNLACPSAPADYMHDPVMTLKTSLIGAVNMLEVARRMGARILQASSGKVYGKAQVPSIPEQYRGNVSPVGERSAYEEGKRAAESIFTAYHHQYGVDIRIPRLFNVYGPRMPLGNGRVISAFIKSALSGESISIRGNGMQTRCFLYIDDAVEALVRMMNSTGKLSEPVNIGGVDPVRIDALAEDVVHLTGSPSRIVLLNLPTDSSQNTVPDIELARRKLDWEPRIPIEEGLTRTLRYFEERMRMENRAYPFMSWVEIM is encoded by the coding sequence ATGAGAAAAAGAATACTGGTTACCGGCGGGGCCGGCTTCATCGGCAGTCACCTGTGCGAGCGCCTGCTCGCCGACGGGAACGAGGTGATCGCGCTGGACAACTATTACTCGGGCGACAAGCGCAATGTGGAGCATCTGATGGCCAATCCGCTGTTCCGACTCGTGCGTCACGACGTCACGTTTCCGTATTTCGAGGAGGTGGACCAGATTTACAATCTGGCCTGCCCGTCGGCGCCGGCCGACTACATGCACGATCCGGTGATGACGCTCAAGACGTCGCTGATCGGAGCGGTCAACATGCTCGAAGTGGCCCGACGCATGGGGGCGCGCATTTTGCAGGCCTCGTCGGGAAAAGTCTACGGCAAGGCGCAAGTGCCGTCGATTCCCGAACAGTATCGCGGAAACGTCAGCCCGGTCGGCGAGCGAAGCGCCTACGAGGAGGGAAAGCGGGCCGCCGAGTCGATTTTTACCGCCTATCATCATCAGTACGGGGTCGATATCCGTATCCCGAGACTGTTCAATGTCTACGGACCGCGCATGCCGCTCGGGAACGGACGCGTGATCTCCGCTTTCATCAAGAGCGCGCTTTCGGGAGAGAGCATATCGATCCGGGGCAACGGGATGCAGACCCGCTGTTTTCTCTATATCGACGACGCGGTCGAGGCGCTCGTGCGGATGATGAATTCGACCGGCAAGCTGTCCGAACCGGTCAATATCGGAGGCGTGGACCCGGTTCGGATCGATGCCTTGGCCGAGGACGTGGTTCATTTGACGGGAAGTCCGTCGAGAATCGTGCTGCTGAACCTGCCTACGGACAGTTCGCAGAACACGGTGCCCGACATCGAACTGGCTCGCCGCAAGCTCGACTGGGAACCTCGGATCCCGATCGAGGAAGGGCTCACGCGCACGCTCCGCTATTTCGAGGAGCGGATGCGCATGGAGAACCGCGCCTATCCGTTCATGAGCTGGGTCGAGATTATGTAA
- a CDS encoding aldose epimerase family protein, which produces MDIEQNIWGFTPEGEAVILYTMTNGAGAQVRLSNIGAGIVSIVVPDREGRMADVALGYDDFKSYFNDGPCMGKTPGRFANRIGFARFTLDGKEYRLTRNCNGRHHLHGGDAGFANKLWDSRVETDRVVFSLLSPDGDQGYPGDLDAEVVYDWNDDCELEITLYARTSAPTVVNLTNHAYFNLRGEAEGGALENVLKLNASCFLETDADQITTGRRTPVEGTPMDFREPKPLGRDINADYEPLRFGYGYDHCWAIDGWEPGRLTDFGFLYDPQSGRRMTIRSTQPGVQIYTGNWLEGCPRSISGHEYRNRDGVAIECQAFPDSPNKPEFPSVVLRPGEIYEQRIVYRFDTL; this is translated from the coding sequence ATGGACATAGAGCAGAACATTTGGGGATTCACGCCCGAAGGCGAGGCCGTGATCCTCTATACGATGACCAACGGCGCGGGGGCGCAGGTGCGGTTGAGCAATATCGGCGCCGGGATCGTTTCGATCGTCGTGCCCGACCGCGAAGGCCGCATGGCCGATGTGGCGCTCGGATACGACGATTTCAAAAGCTATTTCAACGACGGGCCCTGCATGGGCAAGACGCCCGGCCGGTTCGCGAACCGTATCGGCTTCGCCCGCTTTACGCTCGACGGCAAGGAGTATCGCCTGACGCGGAATTGCAACGGACGACACCATCTGCACGGCGGGGATGCCGGTTTTGCCAACAAGCTGTGGGACAGTCGGGTCGAAACCGACAGGGTCGTCTTCTCGCTGCTGAGCCCCGACGGCGACCAAGGTTATCCGGGCGATCTGGATGCCGAGGTCGTTTACGACTGGAACGACGACTGCGAACTCGAAATCACGCTTTATGCCCGCACCTCCGCCCCGACGGTGGTCAACCTGACCAACCATGCCTATTTCAACCTGCGCGGCGAGGCCGAGGGCGGCGCCCTCGAGAATGTGTTGAAACTCAACGCATCGTGCTTTTTGGAGACCGACGCGGACCAGATCACGACCGGTCGCAGGACGCCGGTCGAGGGGACGCCGATGGATTTCCGCGAACCGAAGCCGCTCGGACGCGATATAAACGCCGACTACGAGCCGCTGCGGTTCGGCTACGGGTACGATCATTGTTGGGCGATCGACGGGTGGGAACCCGGCCGGCTGACCGATTTCGGATTTCTGTACGATCCGCAGAGCGGCCGGCGGATGACGATCCGCTCGACTCAGCCCGGAGTACAGATATACACCGGGAACTGGCTCGAGGGGTGCCCGAGAAGTATCAGCGGACACGAGTACCGGAACCGCGACGGCGTGGCGATCGAGTGCCAGGCCTTTCCCGACAGTCCGAACAAGCCCGAGTTTCCGTCGGTCGTGCTCCGTCCCGGGGAAATTTACGAGCAGAGGATCGTCTATCGCTTCGATACGTTGTAG
- the radA gene encoding DNA repair protein RadA, with protein sequence MAKIKKAYFCKECGFEAPKWLGHCPSCGAWNSFTEEVIARENASPVTALTGNRPRSKPQRVREIEQSEQRRFDLSCTEVNRVLGGGLIRGSMILLGGEPGIGKSTLSLQIALRANGLKTLYVSGEESPQQIKMRAERLGVGNDECYIYSETNMENILRQIDEQAPDLVVIDSIQTIYTDTIDSSPGSVSQIRECAALLQKYAKQTDTSVVVIGHITKDGVIAGPKILEHIVDVVLQFEGDNNNAYRLLRSIKNRFGATFEIGVFEMRAEGLVEVNNPSEILLSHYDEPLSGIAVGAAVDGARSYLIETQALVSTAAYGTPQRSATGFDSRRLNMLLAVLEKRAGLKMYQKDVFLNFAGGFRISDTGLDLSVVAAVLSSYFDRPVGEDTCFAGEIGLSGEIRPAPRSEQRISEAARLGFGRIVVSGYLRKSLPKPPGGIRIAYVNKIEEMARAVFGA encoded by the coding sequence ATGGCCAAAATCAAAAAGGCATATTTCTGCAAGGAGTGCGGATTCGAGGCTCCGAAATGGCTCGGGCACTGCCCGTCGTGCGGAGCATGGAACTCCTTCACGGAGGAAGTGATCGCCCGCGAGAACGCCTCGCCCGTAACCGCTCTGACAGGCAACAGGCCCCGGTCGAAACCCCAGCGCGTCCGGGAAATAGAGCAAAGCGAGCAAAGGCGGTTCGACCTCTCCTGCACCGAGGTGAACCGGGTGCTCGGCGGGGGACTGATCCGGGGCTCGATGATCCTGCTGGGCGGCGAGCCGGGCATCGGCAAATCGACGTTGAGCTTGCAGATCGCGCTGCGCGCAAACGGCCTGAAAACGCTGTACGTTTCGGGCGAGGAATCGCCCCAGCAAATCAAGATGCGGGCGGAGCGGCTCGGCGTCGGCAACGACGAGTGCTACATATACAGCGAGACGAACATGGAGAACATCCTGCGCCAGATCGACGAGCAGGCTCCCGACCTGGTTGTCATCGACTCGATCCAGACGATCTATACCGACACGATCGACTCGTCGCCGGGCAGCGTCTCGCAGATCCGCGAATGCGCCGCCCTGTTGCAGAAATACGCCAAGCAGACCGACACGTCGGTCGTCGTGATCGGCCATATCACCAAGGACGGCGTGATCGCCGGGCCGAAGATTCTGGAGCACATCGTGGACGTCGTGCTCCAGTTCGAAGGCGACAACAACAATGCGTACCGCCTGCTGCGCAGCATCAAGAACCGCTTCGGCGCGACGTTCGAGATCGGCGTATTCGAAATGCGGGCCGAAGGGCTGGTCGAGGTAAATAACCCGTCGGAAATCCTGCTGTCGCACTACGACGAGCCGCTGAGCGGCATCGCTGTCGGCGCGGCCGTCGACGGCGCGCGCTCGTACCTGATCGAGACGCAGGCGCTCGTCAGCACGGCCGCCTACGGCACGCCCCAGCGCTCGGCCACCGGATTCGACTCGCGGCGGCTCAACATGCTGCTGGCCGTGCTCGAAAAGAGGGCCGGGCTGAAAATGTACCAGAAGGACGTTTTCCTGAACTTCGCGGGCGGATTCCGCATCAGCGACACCGGCCTCGATCTGAGCGTCGTGGCCGCCGTGCTGTCGTCCTATTTCGACCGCCCGGTCGGAGAAGACACCTGTTTCGCCGGCGAGATCGGCCTGTCGGGCGAAATCCGGCCCGCGCCGCGCAGCGAGCAGCGCATCAGCGAGGCGGCCCGGCTCGGATTCGGGCGCATCGTCGTATCGGGCTATCTGCGCAAAAGCCTGCCGAAGCCGCCCGGAGGCATCCGGATCGCGTACGTCAACAAGATCGAGGAAATGGCTCGCGCCGTTTTCGGAGCGTGA
- a CDS encoding 1-deoxy-D-xylulose-5-phosphate reductoisomerase, producing MTHKKQRLAILGSTGSIGTQTLDIVRRYGDLFEVTTLTARSRWEALVAQAIEFSPDNVVIADETYYPAVRDALADRPVKVYAGNDALEQVVRSEQVDTVVMALVGYSGLFPTASALRCGKKVALANKECLVVAGELITELSERHRAPIIPVDSEHSAIFQCLSGERSEVEKVILTASGGPFLNRSADELRHVTVAEALAHPSWCMGAKVTIDSASLMNKGFEVIEARWLFGVDAGRIDVVIHPGSVVHSMVQFRDGAVKAQIGTPDMHLPIQYALTYPQRLPLEGRRLDFCELGTLEFRRPDTDRFPNLALAYECLRRGGCAGAVLNAANEVGVAAFLDGKIRFTDIARINEQTLSRMPQGRCSTLEQYRETDAAARETALSLI from the coding sequence ATGACACACAAGAAACAGCGGCTGGCGATTCTCGGCTCCACCGGATCGATCGGCACCCAGACCCTCGATATCGTCCGCCGGTACGGCGACCTGTTCGAAGTGACTACCCTGACGGCCCGCTCCCGATGGGAGGCGCTGGTAGCTCAGGCAATCGAATTTTCGCCCGACAACGTGGTGATCGCCGACGAAACGTATTATCCGGCCGTGCGCGACGCGCTCGCCGACCGTCCCGTCAAGGTTTACGCCGGAAACGACGCGCTGGAACAGGTCGTCCGTTCCGAACAGGTCGATACGGTCGTCATGGCTCTCGTCGGCTACAGCGGACTGTTCCCGACGGCCAGCGCGCTACGCTGCGGCAAAAAGGTCGCGCTGGCGAACAAGGAGTGTCTGGTCGTGGCCGGAGAACTGATTACCGAGCTGTCGGAGCGCCACCGGGCTCCGATCATCCCGGTGGATTCGGAGCACTCGGCCATTTTCCAGTGCCTGAGCGGCGAGCGGTCGGAAGTCGAGAAAGTGATCCTGACCGCATCGGGCGGACCTTTTCTGAACCGCTCGGCCGACGAGCTCCGCCACGTGACGGTCGCCGAGGCGCTGGCTCACCCGAGCTGGTGCATGGGAGCCAAAGTGACCATCGACTCGGCCTCGCTGATGAACAAGGGCTTCGAGGTGATCGAGGCGCGCTGGCTTTTCGGAGTGGATGCCGGCCGGATCGACGTGGTGATCCATCCCGGTTCGGTCGTGCATTCGATGGTCCAGTTCCGGGACGGAGCCGTCAAGGCCCAGATCGGTACGCCCGACATGCACCTGCCGATCCAGTATGCGCTCACCTACCCGCAGCGCCTGCCGCTCGAAGGCAGGCGGCTCGACTTTTGCGAGCTCGGGACCCTCGAGTTCCGCCGTCCCGATACCGACCGCTTCCCGAACCTGGCGCTCGCTTACGAATGCCTGCGCCGGGGAGGCTGCGCGGGCGCGGTGCTCAACGCGGCCAACGAGGTCGGCGTAGCGGCCTTTTTGGACGGAAAGATCCGCTTCACGGACATCGCCCGCATCAACGAGCAGACGCTCTCGAGAATGCCTCAAGGACGGTGCTCGACGCTCGAACAGTACCGCGAAACGGACGCTGCGGCACGCGAGACGGCGCTCTCGCTGATCTGA
- the rseP gene encoding RIP metalloprotease RseP, with translation MDILIKLLQFILSLSLLVIVHEFGHFLFARIFKTRVEKFYLFFNPWFSLFKFRKGETEYGIGWIPFGGYVKISGMIDESMDTDQMKQPVQPYEFRAKPAWQRLLIMVGGVVMNIVLALLIYIGMSWAWGKTYLDNRNVKYGYAYGELAKRIGFRDGDRIVDINGKPLDDAAKLLPTIVFDQAEYVTVERDGKQERIGIPAEAMAELLNCADFAEPRIPFVVGRAVEGGEAAKAGLVAGDTLVSLNGEPMRYFDQYRRAFGQFKSDTVHVSVMRDSAGITKLLTLPVRVSDDGLIGVELTPPDRLLSLSTRNYTFWQAIPAGVRRTGEEIGSYAKQIKLMFTPETEAYKSLGGLIAIGSIFPDHWSWIQFWHITAFLSIVLAIMNILPIPALDGGHVLFLLVEVVTGRRPSDKFLERAQMAGLMILLALLIFANGNDIYRFFIK, from the coding sequence ATGGATATCCTGATCAAACTTCTCCAATTCATTCTCAGCCTTTCCCTGCTGGTCATCGTCCACGAGTTCGGACATTTCCTGTTCGCCCGGATTTTCAAGACGCGGGTCGAAAAGTTCTACCTGTTCTTCAACCCGTGGTTCTCGCTGTTCAAGTTCCGCAAGGGAGAGACCGAGTACGGCATCGGCTGGATTCCGTTCGGCGGATACGTCAAAATATCGGGCATGATCGACGAATCGATGGACACCGACCAGATGAAGCAGCCCGTACAACCCTACGAGTTCCGGGCCAAGCCGGCCTGGCAGCGGCTGCTGATTATGGTCGGAGGCGTCGTGATGAATATCGTGCTCGCCCTGCTGATATACATCGGCATGAGCTGGGCGTGGGGCAAGACCTATCTCGATAACCGGAACGTCAAGTACGGCTACGCCTACGGCGAGCTGGCCAAGCGGATCGGGTTCCGCGACGGCGACCGGATCGTGGACATAAACGGCAAACCGCTCGACGACGCGGCCAAGCTGCTCCCGACGATCGTTTTCGACCAGGCGGAATACGTGACCGTCGAGCGAGACGGGAAACAGGAGCGTATCGGAATTCCCGCCGAGGCGATGGCCGAGCTGCTCAACTGCGCCGACTTTGCCGAACCCCGTATCCCGTTCGTCGTAGGCCGGGCGGTCGAAGGCGGAGAGGCGGCCAAGGCCGGCCTCGTGGCGGGCGACACGCTCGTTTCGCTGAACGGCGAGCCGATGCGGTATTTCGACCAGTATCGCCGCGCGTTCGGCCAATTCAAAAGCGATACCGTCCATGTTAGCGTCATGCGCGACTCGGCAGGAATCACGAAGCTGCTGACATTGCCCGTACGAGTTTCCGACGACGGCCTGATCGGCGTGGAGCTGACTCCGCCGGACCGTCTGCTCAGCCTGAGCACCCGCAACTACACGTTCTGGCAGGCGATACCCGCCGGAGTGAGGCGCACCGGCGAGGAAATCGGCAGCTACGCCAAGCAGATCAAGCTGATGTTCACGCCCGAAACCGAAGCCTACAAATCGCTGGGAGGACTGATCGCGATCGGAAGCATATTCCCCGACCACTGGAGCTGGATTCAGTTCTGGCACATCACGGCCTTTCTGTCGATCGTGCTGGCGATCATGAATATCCTGCCGATCCCGGCGCTCGACGGCGGACACGTGCTGTTCCTGCTCGTCGAGGTCGTCACCGGACGCCGGCCGAGCGACAAGTTCCTCGAGCGGGCCCAAATGGCGGGACTGATGATCCTGCTCGCGCTGCTGATCTTCGCCAACGGGAACGACATTTACCGGTTTTTCATCAAATAG
- the gluP gene encoding glucose/galactose MFS transporter: protein MTNSQKPNYTFALTVMVVLMFLLGFITTMNNSMIAFCNKAFSPLDDVELQLINTAFYGAYILSIPIAWLLGKIGYKTALVAGVIVIGLGMALNYLGVEAGFYGFLGCMFLVAVGIVLLQVALNPYVLVLGPPETAATRLTVNQTFNSLATFIAPLFVSMIIVSNGTYNVSQIQVPFLGLGIFAIVLGVIVMLLKLPAIKDEEPAGDQVAEDGKSYKSSAFKYPHVMLGALAIFTYLGVEVGIPSFFPAKFESLGLSVTDPTSLLSLYWGGLLVGRAFGSAILRKFSARKVLSGALLLSSLCLLLSLLTSGWTSLYLYIGTGLFHSIMWSCIFSLATVDLGPNIKQASGIICTGVIGAAVLMPIMGGVQEGFGLVPALCCLFVFYAYMGWFALKGSKIRTA, encoded by the coding sequence ATGACCAATTCACAGAAACCGAACTACACGTTCGCGTTGACCGTCATGGTCGTGCTGATGTTCCTGCTGGGATTCATCACGACGATGAACAACTCGATGATCGCCTTCTGCAACAAGGCGTTCAGCCCGCTCGACGACGTCGAGCTGCAATTGATCAACACGGCTTTCTACGGAGCGTATATCCTGTCGATTCCGATCGCATGGCTGCTGGGCAAGATCGGATACAAGACGGCGCTGGTCGCGGGCGTGATCGTGATCGGGCTCGGCATGGCGCTGAATTATCTCGGCGTCGAGGCCGGCTTCTACGGTTTCCTCGGCTGCATGTTTCTCGTGGCCGTCGGCATCGTGCTGCTTCAGGTGGCGCTGAATCCATACGTGCTGGTACTCGGACCGCCCGAAACGGCCGCGACGCGCCTGACGGTCAACCAGACGTTCAATTCGCTGGCCACGTTCATCGCGCCGCTGTTCGTGTCGATGATCATCGTATCGAACGGTACCTACAACGTTTCGCAGATTCAGGTTCCCTTCCTCGGGCTGGGCATTTTCGCTATCGTCCTCGGCGTGATCGTCATGCTGCTCAAGCTGCCGGCGATCAAGGACGAAGAGCCTGCGGGCGATCAGGTCGCCGAGGACGGCAAGAGCTACAAGTCGAGCGCGTTCAAGTATCCGCACGTGATGCTCGGTGCGCTGGCGATCTTTACCTATCTGGGCGTCGAGGTGGGTATTCCGAGCTTCTTCCCCGCCAAATTCGAGTCGCTGGGACTCAGCGTGACCGACCCGACGTCGCTGCTGTCGCTCTATTGGGGCGGGCTGCTCGTGGGGCGTGCCTTCGGCTCGGCCATTCTGCGCAAGTTCAGCGCCCGCAAGGTGCTCTCGGGCGCTCTGCTGCTGTCGTCGCTCTGCCTGCTGCTTTCGCTGCTGACCTCGGGCTGGACGTCGCTCTACCTCTATATCGGGACCGGTCTGTTCCACTCGATCATGTGGAGCTGCATCTTCTCGCTGGCTACGGTCGATCTGGGGCCCAACATCAAGCAGGCTTCGGGGATCATCTGCACCGGCGTGATCGGAGCGGCCGTGCTGATGCCGATCATGGGAGGCGTGCAGGAAGGGTTCGGGCTCGTTCCGGCCTTGTGCTGTCTGTTCGTGTTCTACGCTTACATGGGCTGGTTCGCGCTGAAGGGATCGAAAATCCGCACGGCTTAA